A single window of Symphalangus syndactylus isolate Jambi chromosome 4, NHGRI_mSymSyn1-v2.1_pri, whole genome shotgun sequence DNA harbors:
- the UCP1 gene encoding mitochondrial brown fat uncoupling protein 1, with the protein MGGLTASDVHPTLGVQLFSAGIAACLADVITFPLDTAKVRLQVQGECPTSSAIRYKGVLGTITTLVKTEGRMKLYSGLPAGLQRQISSASLRIGLYDTVQDFLTAGKETTPSLGSKILAGLTTGGVAVFIGQPTEVVKVRLQAQSHLHGIKPRYTGTYNAYRIIATTEGLMGLWKGTTPNLMRSVIINCTELVTYDLMKEAFVKNNILADDVPCHLVSALIAGFCATAMSSPVDVVKTRFINSPPGQYKSVPNCAMKMFTNEGATAFFKGLVPSFLRLGSWNVIMFVCFEQLKRELSKSRQTMDCAT; encoded by the exons ATGGGGGGCCTGACAGCCTCGGACGTACACCCGACCCTGGGGGTCCAGCTCTTCTCAGCTGGAATAGCGGCGTGCTTGGCGGACGTGATCACCTTCCCGCTGGACACGGCCAAAGTCCGGCTCCAG GTCCAAGGTGAATGCCCGACGTCCAGTGCTATTAGGTATAAAGGTGTCCTGGGAACAATCACCACTCTGGTAAAAACAGAAGGGCGGATGAAACTCTACAGCGGGCTGCCTGCGGGGCTTCAGAGACAAATCAGCTCCGCCTCTCTCAGGATCGGCCTCTATGACACGGTCCAGGACTTCCTCACGGCAGGGAAAGAAA CAACACCTAGTTTAGGAAGCAAGATCTTAGCTGGTCTAACGACTGGAGGAGTGGCAGTATTCATTGGGCAACCCACAGAGGTCGTGAAAGTCAGACTTCAAGCGCAGAGCCATCTCCACGGTATCAAACCTCGCTACACGGGGACTTATAACGCGTACAGAATAATAGCAACAACAGAAGGCTTGATGGGTCTTTGGAAAG ggacTACTCCCAATCTGATGAGAAGTGTCATCATCAATTGTACAGAGCTAGTAACATATGATCTAATGAAGGAGGCCTTTGTGAAAAACAACATATTAGCAG ATGACGTCCCCTGCCACTTGGTGTCGGCTCTTATCGCTGGATTTTGCGCAACAGCTATGTCCTCCCCGGTGGATGTAGTAAAAACCAGATTTATTAATTCTCCACCAGGACAGTACAAAAGCGTGCCCAACTGTGCAATGAAAATGTTCACTAACGAAGGAGCAACGGCTTTCTTCAAGGG GTTGGTACCTTCCTTCTTGCGACTCGGATCCTGGAATGTCATTATGTTTGTGTGCTTTGAACAACTGAAACGAGAACTGTCGAAGTCAAGGCAGACTATGGACTGTGCCACATAA